A stretch of Ischnura elegans chromosome 4, ioIscEleg1.1, whole genome shotgun sequence DNA encodes these proteins:
- the LOC124156879 gene encoding uncharacterized protein LOC124156879 isoform X2, producing the protein MQQSSATRLFTRVLGKFTESGQRCGTVDRPWGFLLGKQLDPQAPGGKERETKRPATAEELHGFMQAQEKIWEKRYRRLDGKMSMALSMLTELKKESKPVVNEESISVNRKFPLKTLDDVEELERELSEDVSLHNNLVTQLARICGYEEQPSVYKILYFVFTDEAAKHFCLTGKSGVEGMKKKKFMGTKICSVIMGECLRVLRLSLISTLMYT; encoded by the exons atgcaacaatcctccgctacgcgattgtttaccagggtgcttgggaagtttaCTGAGAGCGGCCAACgttgtggaactgttgatcgtccttggggattcttattag GAAAACAACTAGATCCGCAAGCACCTggtgggaaagaaagagagactaAGCGGCCGGCAACAGCAGAAGAGTTgcatg ggttcatgCAAGCTCAGGAGAAGATATGGGAAAAGAGATACAGGAGATTGGATGGGAAGATGAGCATGGCTTTAAGCATGCTcacagaattaaagaaagagtCCAAGCCTGTAGTGAATGAAGAGAGCATTTCCGTCAACCGGAAATTCCCTCTTAAAACTTTGGATGATGTAGAGGAGCTTGAGAGGGAACTGTCAGAGGATGTATCTCTCCACAATAATTTG gttACTCAACTTGCTCGCATTTGTGGTTATGAGGAGCAACCCTCAGTATACAAAattctatattttgtattcacTGACGAAGCAGCGAAGCACTTCTGCCTCACCGGAAAGTCTGGAGTTGAggggatgaagaagaaaaagtttaTGGGAACGAAAATATGCAGTGTCATTATGGGTGAGTGTCTTCGTGTATTACGTCTATCATTAATCAGTACTCTAATGTATACTTAA
- the LOC124156879 gene encoding uncharacterized protein LOC124156879 isoform X1, whose product MQQSSATRLFTRVLGKFTESGQRCGTVDRPWGFLLAGKQLDPQAPGGKERETKRPATAEELHGFMQAQEKIWEKRYRRLDGKMSMALSMLTELKKESKPVVNEESISVNRKFPLKTLDDVEELERELSEDVSLHNNLVTQLARICGYEEQPSVYKILYFVFTDEAAKHFCLTGKSGVEGMKKKKFMGTKICSVIMGECLRVLRLSLISTLMYT is encoded by the exons atgcaacaatcctccgctacgcgattgtttaccagggtgcttgggaagtttaCTGAGAGCGGCCAACgttgtggaactgttgatcgtccttggggattcttattag CAGGAAAACAACTAGATCCGCAAGCACCTggtgggaaagaaagagagactaAGCGGCCGGCAACAGCAGAAGAGTTgcatg ggttcatgCAAGCTCAGGAGAAGATATGGGAAAAGAGATACAGGAGATTGGATGGGAAGATGAGCATGGCTTTAAGCATGCTcacagaattaaagaaagagtCCAAGCCTGTAGTGAATGAAGAGAGCATTTCCGTCAACCGGAAATTCCCTCTTAAAACTTTGGATGATGTAGAGGAGCTTGAGAGGGAACTGTCAGAGGATGTATCTCTCCACAATAATTTG gttACTCAACTTGCTCGCATTTGTGGTTATGAGGAGCAACCCTCAGTATACAAAattctatattttgtattcacTGACGAAGCAGCGAAGCACTTCTGCCTCACCGGAAAGTCTGGAGTTGAggggatgaagaagaaaaagtttaTGGGAACGAAAATATGCAGTGTCATTATGGGTGAGTGTCTTCGTGTATTACGTCTATCATTAATCAGTACTCTAATGTATACTTAA